One genomic window of Streptomyces sp. NBC_01264 includes the following:
- a CDS encoding MarR family winged helix-turn-helix transcriptional regulator, whose amino-acid sequence MTASSSGLRDHLGYWLRRLSDEVHSRFERELAQHDVTVSQWAVLITVHRGDATTTREVARYMDIDAGAVSRLVDRLAAKGLMTREPDPTSRRTLRLALTDTGRDLAPQLAEIADRNDAHFFASLDPAQRHQLEEWIRRLLGEALPRPTAPPTS is encoded by the coding sequence GTGACAGCTTCCAGCAGCGGCCTGCGTGATCATCTCGGCTACTGGCTCCGCCGCCTCTCCGACGAAGTCCACAGCCGGTTCGAACGCGAACTCGCCCAACATGACGTGACCGTCTCCCAGTGGGCAGTCCTGATCACCGTTCACCGCGGCGACGCCACCACCACCCGGGAAGTGGCCCGGTACATGGACATCGACGCCGGCGCGGTCTCCCGCCTGGTCGACCGCCTGGCCGCCAAAGGCCTGATGACCCGCGAACCAGACCCCACATCCCGCCGCACGCTGCGGCTGGCACTGACCGACACCGGCCGCGACCTGGCCCCGCAGCTGGCCGAGATCGCCGACCGCAACGACGCCCACTTCTTCGCCAGCCTCGACCCGGCCCAGCGCCACCAGCTGGAGGAATGGATACGCCGCCTACTCGGTGAAGCCCTCCCACGGCCCACCGCACCACCAACCTCCTGA
- a CDS encoding transposase has product MKTDQEAVAAQATVVHGLWVESFEALMGRVAGCFPRRETRLTCRNMVQGLLMVKDSANCWSLAEAIGHTGPHVLQHFLSRARFDTEAIRRSAAAWTVEQLGSMDVMLVVDETGDENSQIGGHPRQEPIVALTTVVAAFNLEG; this is encoded by the coding sequence GTGAAGACAGATCAAGAGGCGGTGGCCGCGCAGGCCACGGTAGTACACGGCCTGTGGGTCGAGTCCTTCGAGGCCTTGATGGGCCGGGTCGCGGGCTGTTTCCCACGCCGGGAGACGCGGCTGACCTGCCGGAACATGGTTCAGGGGCTGCTGATGGTCAAGGACTCGGCGAACTGCTGGTCGCTGGCCGAGGCCATCGGCCACACCGGTCCGCACGTTCTGCAGCACTTCCTCTCCCGTGCCCGCTTCGACACCGAGGCGATACGCCGGTCGGCCGCGGCATGGACGGTGGAGCAGCTCGGCTCCATGGACGTGATGCTTGTGGTGGACGAGACGGGCGACGAGAACTCGCAAATAGGTGGTCATCCCCGGCAAGAACCCATTGTTGCCTTGACAACAGTTGTCGCGGCATTCAATCTGGAAGGGTGA